The window GTCGATACGAAACAGCGGTGCAACCATTCTCTTCGTATCACACTCCGGCTCCACGGTAATCCAACTCTGCGACCGAGCCATTCTCCTGGAAGACGGTGCAAAGCTTGCTGAGGGCATGCCTAAAAAAATATACGGCTATTACCAAAAATTGCTGTATGCCCCTGATGACAAAAAAGACTTTGTTAAATTAAGCATAGTAGCCGATGAGCCATTACCAGCAGCTATAGAATCTGACCAGAAGGTGGCAGAAGTAAATACACAAGCCCCAGATCGACAACAACAAGATGCTGAAAACTTCAACCCGGATCTGGTCCCTACCAGTACTATCGAATATGAGTCTTGCGGTGCTGTGATTTACAACCCGCAAATACTCACTTTAAGTGGGAAGATCGTTAACAATCTTGTTCGTTCAAAACGTTATATTTACAACTACGCTGTCGATTTTACAGAAGATGTTCAAAACGTACGTTTTGGCATGTTAATAAAAACCAAAACAGGTGTAGAACTCGGTGGCGCGACCTCTGCCTGTTCACTTCATGAAATGGTGGAGTTCATTCCTGCTGGAACGAAATATTCGGTGCAGTTCAATTTCCGCTGCGCACTTAATGAAGGTACGTATTTTCTCAACGCAGGAGTTATAGGCGAAATTTCAGGTGTTGAAACTGTTTTACACCGTTTGCTTGACCTGGCAATGTTCAAAGTTCAGCCTGAACCGAAACGCCTGACAACTGCCATTATCGACTTTGATTGCAAACCTGATTTTTCGATTCTTAAAAACTAACGCCACATGAATAAGATAAATCATCTAGACAACCAACAACTACAGGATGAATTAACATCATTACGTGCATTTAAGGAACAGGTGCGAGGTTCCAGGTCATGGAGGTTCACTTCACCATTGCGGCACCTAGCTAGGAAGCTGACTCGTTTAGGTTCCATACCTGATATCACCTCCCGACTGCAGGACATAACAACTCAATCTAACCTCCAGAGGTCCTTTGATCCGCTTTTTTATAAACGCGCTTATCCTGAATCATCAAATGATCCTCGCAAACATTACCTAACGTACGGGCTGCCTTCAGGAAAACCGGGCACAGCCCCGGTGCTAATAACAGAAAAGCAGATAACTCTGCTCGATTCAACCAAGCAGACTGTCCTCCTGGTTGTGCATGACTCAGATCATTCAGGCACTCCGGTTCTTACCTATAATATTGCCAGGCATCTGCGAACTCAGTTCAACGTAATCCTACTTCCGCTTCATGGAGGTAAGCTGATACCTGCATTCTCCATGTCCGCAGATGTATGCATTGAGCCATTCCCCGATGGTTACAATGAAAATGTGGCCTCAGCTGTTCTCGATGATTTCCTGGCCAGAGGCTTAATCGATTTTGCTATTGTAAACAGTATCGTTTCAAGATCAGTTCTTCGCATACTCGCCGAGCATTACATCCCGTCTGTATGTCTGATCCACGAATTTCCAACATATATCCGGCCTAAAAATGCATCATTGCAGGTACAGTTATGGGCCACCAGAACAATTTACTCTGCGAGACTGGTTTACGAAAACACTGCTGAGCAGTGTCCTGAATTGAAAGAGTCAAACGCACTTATCATCCCTCAGGGAAAGTGTTCTCCGCCTGAAAATGACACACATTCAGGATCGCTATCTGATCCTCTAGCTACTATTGAGGATGCACTTGACCTTCTAAAGTCTTACCAATTACCTGATGGTGCCATACTCATCATTGGCGTAGGTACCGTTGAGTTTCGCAAAGGGGTCGACCTATTTATAGATTGCGCCAGTCGACTACTTCATGCTTGTACTGATCTTCCCCTGCTTTTTGCATGGATTGGACCCGGCTATGATCCTGAATCAGACCTGAATTATTCAACCTTTCTAAAAGATCAGATACATAGACTCGGCTTGACCGATAAATTCGTTTTTACCGGACATATCCAACAAATAGGTAAAATTTACGAAATGGCAGATGTGCTCTTTTTAAGCTCTCGTCTCGACCCATTACCTAACACCGCTATAGAAGCTATGAGTTCAGGTGTGCCTGTTGTATGTTTTCAGAACGCCTCTGGAATAGCCGATGTTCTCACCGACTTTAACATGGATCGCGAATGTGTCGTTCCTTATCTTAGAACCGATCTGGCGGCTCAAAAAATTGCCGCGCTATGTAACAAAACCGCACTTAGGACTTATGTAGGGAACACTCTTAAAAAGCAGGCCTCCAGCACTTTTGATATGGGTAACTACTCAGGGCAACTTGCAGATATTGCGCTTAACTGCACCCAAACAGTCAATAAAGAAAAGGAAGAGTGTCTTCGTCTCATCAACAGTGACCTTATTGATCTCTCTTTTTTCCCCCCCCCTACTTTGGGTCCGCTTACTCAGCAACAGGCCGCCCGCTTATTCGTGCGCTCATGGCGAAGCGGTGTGCAGCGCAGAAAACCTTTTCCAGGCTTCCATCCCGGGATCTATGCCGAACTAAATGATGTCGATTTATCCAGCTCAACCCCCCTCATTCACTTTATTGATGCAGGCAGACCAAAAGGCCGTTGGCGATCCCGGCTGATTAGTCCCTCAAAAAATAGCTGTTTTGAAAATCCTGAACTGAATAGCCAGCTAAAGATAGGCCTCCATATCCATTGCTATTACCCTGAATTACTTTCGGGGTTGATTGAGCAAATTAGCAGGCAACCACTCAAGCAATTCGACCTGCTTGTAAGTACAACGACTGACGATGGCTTCCGCCTAGCTAAAAAGGTGACTGACTCCTGGCAATCAGGCAAAGCAATCTGCCGTAAAGTCCCTAATAAAGGTCGTGATATCGGTCCATTTTTAACTGAGTTCGGCGACAGAATCATCAACGATTACGATATAATTGGCCATTTCCATACAAAAAAAAGCCTTGCTGTTGCTGATAATGGGGTAGTTCAGGTCTGGGTTGATTATCTGCTAGAGCATCTGATTGGCGCAAATCATCATATGATACCGACAATCCTTGATGCTTTTGCGAGAAGCCCAAAGCTTGGACTCGTCTTCCCCGAAGATCCATACATTGTCGGGTGGTCAGCCAATCATCACACAGCCAGACAATTAGCCGAAGAACTGGGAATTGAAGATATAGGTTATAAATTCTTTAACTTCCCGGTCGGCAACATGTTTTGGGCTCGCCCGGAGGCTTTGTCATCACTATTTCTGCGCAACTTTCAATGGGATGATTACCCAGAGGAGCCATTGGCTAACGATGGCTCCCTCCTTCACGCCCTTGAGAGGATGATCCCATTAATAGTACAAAAGCACGGATTTCGACACGCCTTGACCTATATACCAGGAATGACGAGGTAATATAATACGACAACTGCACTGCTCTGTATAAACTATAGGAATAGAATGCAGCTATTTTCAAAAATACGCGACCAGTTCATCAAACCCAAAGAGCACTTGGACATCACCATTGTTGGCAGCTGCCTATCAAATTTTGTTGTTTCGAGCTATCTCGAAAAGCATCTTCCACCGAACCTGCCAATTCGCCGCCTAACAAGCGCCTTACAATTGCGTACTGATATTATTCTTGAGTTACTGGAACACAAAGGCATGGACATCGACCTCGTTGAACATTATCTCAAAGCCGGAAAGTGGGGAAAAAGTGCTACCCAACACAAATATGCCCAATGGTTCTCTTCATTCGTCCTTGAAAAATGTCTAGAGTCAAGAAACATCCATGACGATTGTCCTGATCTGCTGATCATGGATTCTCTTTGTGATATTCGCCATAGCCTTTATGCCCATCGCAGTAAAGGCTGGAAAGCATTTTTTGGTAATATTCAATTCAGTGACGCCTCAGTAGAAAAAAACTTTACAAATGAATTCTCCCACATCGGCCTGCTTCCTGCTGATGAGCAACTCAAAAAACTAATCAGGCTAGTAATGCACTTCAAAAAAAGAAACTCAAGCCTAAGAGTTGTTTATATGCATTTCCCTTTAAATCCTAATTATGTAGATCAGAAGTGGATAGCCCGCAGCTCTCATTTCGAGATGTTACTCAATGTCTTTTTGGAAAGAGATAAGCATAAGGATATTCTCTCAATTTCTGTTCCTGAAAAGTTGAATATCCCAGTGACTGACCCTGAACATCCAAATTACAGCCCCCAGATATGGAATCATTTTTACCCGGAAACATATAATTTTTTCGCGGAGCATATCTCACATTTTATACTTAATAGAAAACCTATGTTCAAGCCATCAGGCACAAATTAACACTGTGATCCCAGACTACAATCGGTTTCGTTTATATCGCATATTTTTTCTTATGTATGCATAGGCTTAACATTATTATCCCAAAATATCTCAACCGGAAAACAGGCTATTCTCATGAAAAAATGTCTCTTAATCCTTGGTATGCATCGTAGTGGAACTTCTGCTTTTACCGGTACACTTAATAACCTTGGGGTTAATCTCGGAAAAAACCTGATGCCTTCGAAACCTGACAATCCCAAAGGTTTTTTTGAGAATCGCATAGTCCACGATATAAACAACGACATTTTTACCCTCTTGAATTCTCATTGGAGCGATATTTTCCCCCTTTCCGAAAAATGGTGGGAATCACCTATCATCAGACCTTTTCATCGTAGAATTTCATCATTTATTAATAACGAATTCAATGACAACGCCATATTTGCACTGAAAGATCCCCGGCTATGCCGTTTGGCACCAATCTGGATTCAGGTTCTAAAAGAAAATAATATCGAACCGTTTTTTGTATTAATCGCACGCAACCCGGCAGAAGTTGCTGCTTCTTTGAAAGAACGGAACGATATGGCGCCTGAGGTTGCAATGCATTTATGGTTCAGACATGTACTTGAAGCCGAATTTCAGACGAGAGATCATCATAGAGGATTTGTATCTTTCGAAAAACTTATAGAACAGCCTAACACTTCTGTTCTCGGTACCATTAAACAACTCAGACTAGAATCAGATATCGATACCACTCCACTTGTTCAGGCCGAAACCAATTTTATAGATAAAAGCATGCGTCACCATGTCATCACTAATTCTGATGATTCCACCTTCAAACTTGCTGCAACTTGCTATGAGATCTTACAATCTCTATCTGAAAACATCTTGGCACCAATAACCATCCATGAAAAGTTCGACGAAATTCGAAACGAATACCAAAATCTATTCGATATTTTTCTCAGTGAAGAGATGTGCGATTTAGCAAAAATGCGATCCATAATAACTACTTGTGGTGAAGAAATTTCACATCTCAAACAGCGACACAAGGAAGAACTGAAGCTCGTTCAGGATAAAGCAGACCAGGAACTTGAAGTTCTTCATGAACAATATGAAGGCAAGATGAAAGGTGCTCTATTCACGTTGAAGTGTCAAAATGAATTCGCTGCTACAGAATCTCAGAAACTAATCAATAAACTGAAAACTGAAAACGAACTGCTCAAAGCACATCTCAGTCACTCACAAACAACTGTTGAGCAGATGCAGGAAACCCTGGGTTGGCAATTAGCAGATAAAACAAGGGCAGTAGCCCATAAACTTTTACCCCCTGATTCTCTGCGAAGACGCGCTGGTCGGGTATCAGTGCGCAGCGCAAAAGTTCTGATACAAGAGGGGCCAAAATCTTTGCTGCAAAAAAGTGGCAATAAAATAATCGGTTCAAAGTTATCATTTCAAGATACTCTACTTGAATCGTTAAATATAAACCCTGATTCCGAAAATTCATTACATTTTAAGGAGAATGATAACGTACAAGCCAGCATTATTATTCCAGTCTACAA of the Desulfosediminicola ganghwensis genome contains:
- a CDS encoding rhamnan synthesis F family protein; translation: MSADVCIEPFPDGYNENVASAVLDDFLARGLIDFAIVNSIVSRSVLRILAEHYIPSVCLIHEFPTYIRPKNASLQVQLWATRTIYSARLVYENTAEQCPELKESNALIIPQGKCSPPENDTHSGSLSDPLATIEDALDLLKSYQLPDGAILIIGVGTVEFRKGVDLFIDCASRLLHACTDLPLLFAWIGPGYDPESDLNYSTFLKDQIHRLGLTDKFVFTGHIQQIGKIYEMADVLFLSSRLDPLPNTAIEAMSSGVPVVCFQNASGIADVLTDFNMDRECVVPYLRTDLAAQKIAALCNKTALRTYVGNTLKKQASSTFDMGNYSGQLADIALNCTQTVNKEKEECLRLINSDLIDLSFFPPPTLGPLTQQQAARLFVRSWRSGVQRRKPFPGFHPGIYAELNDVDLSSSTPLIHFIDAGRPKGRWRSRLISPSKNSCFENPELNSQLKIGLHIHCYYPELLSGLIEQISRQPLKQFDLLVSTTTDDGFRLAKKVTDSWQSGKAICRKVPNKGRDIGPFLTEFGDRIINDYDIIGHFHTKKSLAVADNGVVQVWVDYLLEHLIGANHHMIPTILDAFARSPKLGLVFPEDPYIVGWSANHHTARQLAEELGIEDIGYKFFNFPVGNMFWARPEALSSLFLRNFQWDDYPEEPLANDGSLLHALERMIPLIVQKHGFRHALTYIPGMTR
- a CDS encoding ABC transporter ATP-binding protein, whose amino-acid sequence is MIHRGHRQYYHEFWALKNLSMNVERGETVGIIGRNGAGKSTLLKMICGTLNPTKGTIKTNGRIAAILELGTGFNPEFTGRENVYLKASILGLKNKEIDDRFGSIADFAEIGDFIDQPVRTYSSGMLVRLAFAVSVNVDPEILIVDEALSVGDERFQRKCFSRIESIRNSGATILFVSHSGSTVIQLCDRAILLEDGAKLAEGMPKKIYGYYQKLLYAPDDKKDFVKLSIVADEPLPAAIESDQKVAEVNTQAPDRQQQDAENFNPDLVPTSTIEYESCGAVIYNPQILTLSGKIVNNLVRSKRYIYNYAVDFTEDVQNVRFGMLIKTKTGVELGGATSACSLHEMVEFIPAGTKYSVQFNFRCALNEGTYFLNAGVIGEISGVETVLHRLLDLAMFKVQPEPKRLTTAIIDFDCKPDFSILKN